A stretch of the Psychroserpens sp. Hel_I_66 genome encodes the following:
- a CDS encoding helix-turn-helix domain-containing protein: METLGEYLRTLRELKNLPIRKVAAAVDIDQSTLGKYERNERLPKRGLLSNFASFFDVSVSELEKRYLTDKVVFSLLEEENPESILVECKDKLIYLKNKNGESKINE, from the coding sequence ATGGAAACATTGGGTGAATATCTCAGAACACTGAGGGAATTGAAAAATCTACCTATAAGAAAAGTTGCGGCTGCGGTAGACATAGACCAATCCACACTTGGTAAATACGAGAGAAATGAGAGGCTTCCTAAAAGAGGGCTTCTTTCTAATTTTGCTTCATTTTTTGATGTTTCCGTATCTGAGTTGGAAAAAAGATATTTAACCGATAAAGTGGTGTTTTCCCTTTTAGAAGAAGAAAACCCAGAGAGTATCTTGGTTGAATGTAAAGACAAATTGATTTATTTAAAAAATAAAAACGGCGAATCGAAAATAAATGAATAA